From Methanobacterium congolense, one genomic window encodes:
- a CDS encoding oligosaccharide flippase family protein, with protein sequence MSSKIAKGSFVILLGSFIFRIGGYIYRSLMAILLGPAGYGILGLTLPAQNILILLAAGGLPPAIAKYVSQYSAKEDAFMVKQIIKTSTKIMVMFSILASILIFFLAEPIAIGFLHKPEAVLPLQLISIITPFSVIVGALRGVFQGMYEMTNILITRATEQIFTITGAVILVLLGWYVAGAVVGTAIGFIVSTIIGFYIFKRITLKRISKIKEHGSLKPHQKTSITWREEVSIAKRLLIFSIPVVIAGFAELALYDIGTYVIGHFMASEYVGYYNAASPIARLPLVISMSIATAALPAASEAFTLNDKHMLRTYILQSYRYVTLLVLPLSVGTIVFAAPIISLLFPNPAFLNGTGALQILSAGMLCFTVYVVSASICQGLGKPNLPMTALVLGTIIDLVLSFILVPVYGINGAALATTIAAIFIMVTVLGKTLKMTDAQLPKGDFTKIIAASIVMGIAFIPFPKTRLFLLLGIALAPFIYVAVLAFIGGLKKDDVHVMYKFGEKMGPLSGVVNRFVGLFERFAT encoded by the coding sequence ATGAGTTCAAAGATAGCAAAGGGAAGCTTCGTAATCCTTTTAGGTTCATTCATATTCCGTATAGGTGGCTACATTTACCGTTCATTAATGGCAATTCTTCTTGGCCCTGCAGGCTACGGTATTTTAGGTTTAACCCTGCCCGCCCAGAATATTCTGATTTTGCTTGCTGCAGGAGGTCTTCCACCTGCCATTGCAAAGTACGTCTCACAGTACTCTGCAAAGGAAGATGCCTTCATGGTAAAACAGATTATAAAAACCTCAACCAAGATCATGGTCATGTTCTCGATACTTGCAAGTATCCTGATATTCTTTTTGGCCGAACCCATTGCAATAGGTTTTTTACATAAACCTGAAGCAGTGCTACCCTTACAATTAATATCCATCATAACTCCATTCAGTGTGATTGTAGGTGCTTTAAGAGGTGTTTTTCAGGGAATGTATGAGATGACCAACATCCTCATAACACGTGCTACAGAGCAAATATTCACCATAACTGGAGCTGTAATTCTTGTTCTCCTGGGCTGGTACGTTGCAGGAGCAGTTGTTGGAACTGCCATTGGTTTCATTGTTTCCACAATAATCGGGTTTTACATATTCAAAAGGATCACCTTGAAACGGATATCAAAGATAAAAGAACATGGAAGTCTTAAACCACATCAAAAAACAAGCATAACCTGGAGAGAAGAAGTTTCAATAGCAAAAAGGCTTTTGATATTTTCAATACCTGTTGTTATAGCAGGATTTGCAGAACTGGCCCTCTACGATATTGGAACCTATGTTATAGGTCACTTCATGGCAAGTGAATACGTGGGATACTACAATGCAGCAAGTCCAATTGCAAGACTACCCCTTGTAATATCCATGTCAATTGCAACGGCTGCTTTACCTGCTGCTTCAGAAGCATTCACACTAAATGATAAACACATGTTAAGAACCTACATTTTACAGTCCTACAGATACGTAACACTACTCGTGCTCCCACTCTCCGTTGGAACCATAGTCTTTGCAGCACCAATAATAAGCCTCCTCTTCCCAAATCCTGCATTCCTGAATGGAACTGGGGCACTGCAGATACTCTCAGCAGGAATGTTATGTTTCACTGTTTACGTTGTCTCAGCCAGCATATGCCAGGGACTTGGAAAACCCAACCTTCCAATGACAGCCCTTGTTCTGGGAACCATAATAGATCTGGTTTTAAGTTTCATACTGGTACCAGTGTACGGTATAAACGGTGCAGCACTTGCAACAACCATAGCTGCAATCTTCATAATGGTCACGGTCCTGGGTAAAACCCTTAAAATGACTGATGCACAGCTTCCAAAGGGAGACTTCACAAAGATAATAGCTGCTTCCATAGTAATGGGAATAGCATTCATACCCTTCCCAAAAACACGTTTATTCCTACTTTTAGGAATAGCACTAGCTCCATTCATATACGTTGCAGTTTTAGCATTCATTGGAGGGCTTAAAAAGGATGATGTGCATGTTATGTATAAGTTTGGAGAGAAGATGGGTCCATTAAGTGGTGTTGTAAACAGATTTGTGGGTCTCTTTGAGAGGTTTGCAACCTGA
- a CDS encoding putative PEP-binding protein — translation MIILKGIGTSSYIGIGKVKKVETHEDLHGLEGGEIVVVSRASRDMLSHLKNAGAVITDYGGITSHVAIVLREMQVPCIVGTEKGTSILEDGMIVTVDGKTGNIYAGFIEIESQREFLEVCRPSTSVKVNINVPEIAASVAPFADGVGSIRIENMILNTGKHPALLQKEGRLTGVIVKGVKKIVDAFYPKPVWFRTFDIPTDELKRVEGGEIEPDESNPLIGLRAIQKDLQNPEILMSEFRAVRTLLDQGYDNLGVKIPFIRDVSEYREAKRAMKEVGIKPHKDLEVGASIETPSAVFTLDELMDEGMDFVSIGMSDLAMCSLAVDRRGVKVAKHFDLMHSSVMKMVERIIRMCNQWKIETCICGHAASNEEIVKKLVDYGITSISTNPDQILRMRKVVETAEKGILMRGFKAI, via the coding sequence ATGATAATTCTTAAAGGAATTGGTACAAGTTCTTATATTGGCATAGGGAAGGTTAAAAAGGTTGAAACTCATGAGGATCTCCATGGACTTGAGGGTGGGGAGATCGTTGTGGTTTCAAGGGCATCAAGGGACATGCTTTCCCACCTCAAAAATGCAGGGGCTGTGATTACCGACTACGGCGGAATAACCAGCCACGTTGCCATAGTTCTAAGGGAAATGCAGGTTCCATGTATAGTTGGAACAGAGAAGGGAACTTCCATCCTGGAAGATGGAATGATAGTAACGGTTGATGGAAAAACAGGTAACATATATGCTGGCTTCATTGAAATTGAATCTCAAAGGGAATTTTTAGAAGTCTGCAGGCCCTCAACCAGTGTTAAGGTGAACATAAACGTGCCTGAAATTGCAGCAAGCGTCGCACCCTTTGCAGATGGAGTGGGATCCATAAGGATCGAGAACATGATACTCAACACCGGAAAACATCCAGCTCTACTCCAGAAAGAGGGAAGATTAACCGGAGTTATTGTGAAGGGTGTGAAAAAGATTGTGGATGCTTTCTATCCCAAACCAGTATGGTTCAGGACATTTGATATACCAACCGATGAACTGAAACGGGTTGAAGGTGGTGAAATTGAACCAGATGAATCCAATCCACTAATAGGGCTCCGGGCAATACAGAAAGATCTTCAAAACCCGGAGATTCTCATGTCGGAATTCCGGGCAGTGAGAACACTTCTTGATCAGGGCTACGACAATCTTGGAGTTAAGATACCCTTCATAAGGGATGTTTCAGAGTACCGGGAAGCAAAAAGGGCAATGAAAGAAGTTGGAATAAAACCCCACAAAGATTTGGAGGTGGGTGCATCCATTGAAACACCTTCAGCAGTCTTCACCCTGGACGAGCTCATGGATGAAGGCATGGACTTCGTAAGTATTGGAATGAGTGATCTGGCCATGTGTTCCCTTGCAGTTGACCGTAGAGGTGTTAAAGTGGCCAAACACTTCGATTTAATGCACAGTTCAGTTATGAAGATGGTTGAACGTATCATAAGAATGTGCAACCAGTGGAAAATTGAAACTTGCATCTGTGGACATGCAGCATCCAATGAAGAAATCGTTAAAAAACTCGTTGATTATGGGATAACCTCGATCTCCACCAATCCAGATCAGATACTCAGAATGAGGAAAGTGGTTGAAACTGCAGAAAAAGGCATTCTCATGAGGGGATTCAAAGCTATTTAA
- the hisA gene encoding 1-(5-phosphoribosyl)-5-[(5-phosphoribosylamino)methylideneamino]imidazole-4-carboxamide isomerase: MVLSKDDMLIIPAVDIKNGKCVQLVQGKPGTEQVIIENPEKVAKDWEDRGAQVLHIINLDGAFGDSERNAAVIDKVLHEVSVPVQLGGGIRTIEDAVKLLNMGVERVILGTMAVENPENVSMLADDFGSDRVMVALDSKDSQVVVKGWTEKTDKTAPQFGKLFEEKGAGGILFTNVDVEGLLQGFDTQPLIELLEAVEIPVVYSGGVTSIEDVAKLSRTDAAGVVIGSALYRGKMKFEDALKYQRIS, translated from the coding sequence ATGGTTCTTTCAAAGGATGATATGCTCATAATTCCAGCGGTGGATATAAAGAATGGTAAGTGTGTTCAGCTGGTTCAGGGAAAACCTGGAACTGAACAGGTGATAATAGAAAACCCTGAAAAGGTTGCAAAGGACTGGGAAGATAGGGGAGCTCAAGTTTTACACATAATAAACCTTGATGGTGCCTTCGGTGACTCTGAGAGGAATGCAGCAGTTATAGATAAGGTCCTCCATGAGGTTTCTGTCCCTGTACAGCTTGGAGGAGGTATAAGAACCATCGAAGATGCTGTCAAACTCCTGAATATGGGCGTTGAACGGGTTATACTCGGTACAATGGCTGTTGAGAACCCTGAAAATGTCAGCATGCTTGCAGATGATTTTGGAAGTGATAGGGTGATGGTTGCCCTTGACAGCAAGGATTCTCAGGTTGTTGTGAAGGGTTGGACTGAAAAAACAGATAAAACAGCCCCACAGTTTGGTAAGCTCTTTGAAGAGAAAGGTGCAGGAGGTATACTCTTCACAAACGTTGATGTTGAAGGTTTGCTCCAGGGATTTGACACCCAACCGCTAATTGAACTTCTTGAAGCAGTTGAAATACCTGTTGTATATTCTGGAGGAGTTACATCTATTGAAGATGTTGCAAAACTCAGCAGGACAGATGCTGCAGGTGTTGTGATTGGATCAGCACTCTACAGGGGCAAAATGAAGTTCGAGGATGCACTGAAGTATCAGAGAATATCATGA
- a CDS encoding DMT family transporter, whose translation MKGSIPGIPMEDPGEQECTPSDSKRFMSKKWGYLSVIAATLLFGIWNTFNKILLQYLDPIALSAIVYCIAGAFLFTIRFSPINNRIMSFLDADCSAETHISRRDYMILIVTAVSGSVVAPIIYLNGLKMITAVTGSLLMNAEILFIILIGVFFLGETLKRKDIFGFLCLVIGTVFLATNGGSGNLSGNLTGNPGTLLVIVAAFFWSIDTSLSKFLSGKRDLLFVSALKCSIGGLILLSLSILVGSSFNVPMNHLPYLLFIGLVSIGFSFVLVYFAIRKIGSTRTGSLFSLSSLFGAIFAFAILSEPFTLLQLAFGLLMLLGVFILYKNGT comes from the coding sequence ATGAAAGGTTCGATTCCCGGAATACCCATGGAAGACCCCGGAGAGCAAGAGTGCACTCCCAGTGATTCTAAGCGTTTTATGAGTAAAAAATGGGGATATTTGAGCGTAATAGCTGCAACTCTTCTATTTGGAATCTGGAACACCTTCAATAAAATTTTACTGCAGTATCTAGATCCAATAGCCCTTTCAGCAATTGTTTACTGTATTGCAGGTGCTTTTCTATTTACAATACGTTTTTCGCCCATTAACAATAGGATAATGTCCTTTTTAGATGCGGACTGTAGTGCTGAAACCCATATTTCACGAAGAGATTACATGATACTGATAGTGACCGCAGTTTCAGGGTCCGTTGTTGCACCTATCATCTATTTGAACGGTTTAAAGATGATAACAGCTGTCACCGGCTCTTTGCTCATGAACGCTGAAATACTTTTTATAATCCTTATTGGAGTGTTCTTTTTAGGGGAAACTTTGAAAAGAAAGGACATATTTGGGTTTCTCTGCCTTGTAATTGGAACAGTGTTTCTTGCAACCAATGGAGGTTCAGGGAATCTTTCAGGAAATTTAACAGGTAACCCTGGAACACTACTTGTGATAGTTGCAGCGTTCTTCTGGAGTATAGACACGAGTTTGAGCAAATTTTTAAGTGGAAAAAGAGATTTACTCTTTGTAAGTGCACTTAAATGCTCCATAGGTGGCTTGATCCTTCTATCACTCTCCATATTAGTGGGATCAAGCTTCAACGTTCCAATGAACCACCTTCCATACCTTCTCTTCATAGGGCTTGTTAGTATTGGTTTCTCATTCGTGCTTGTTTACTTCGCCATCAGAAAGATCGGGTCAACAAGAACAGGATCCCTGTTCTCACTTTCATCCCTCTTTGGAGCCATATTCGCCTTTGCAATCTTAAGTGAACCATTCACCCTGCTCCAGCTTGCATTTGGACTTTTAATGCTTCTTGGAGTTTTTATCCTCTACAAGAATGGTACATGA
- the truA gene encoding tRNA pseudouridine(38-40) synthase TruA → MVRVALKVGYIGDGFHGFQRQLNFQTVEGELIKAFKKVDLMDAPEKSGYSIAGRTDRGVHALGNVVSFDTDQNLIVNQINDLLPQSIRILAYTEVPSNFNPRFAMERHYRYVFTQDPLSGSSFNIEKMKSASKIFVGTHDFHNLSKKSERSPVRTIKSIEIFEDPGCMVFDVVGQSFLWNMVRKMVNVLLMVGTDEMDVDELETLLNPSINQIVLPAPPENLILMDVVYDGIEFKEDSYAKTKFLKSIHEEYLKKIRAAAVEMEIIRSLSLE, encoded by the coding sequence GTGGTAAGGGTAGCTTTGAAGGTAGGTTATATTGGAGATGGCTTTCACGGATTTCAGAGGCAGTTAAATTTCCAGACAGTCGAGGGAGAGCTTATCAAAGCCTTCAAGAAGGTGGATCTAATGGATGCACCGGAAAAATCAGGTTATTCAATAGCTGGAAGAACTGATAGGGGAGTTCATGCCCTTGGAAATGTTGTGTCGTTTGACACGGATCAGAACTTGATAGTGAACCAGATAAACGATCTACTACCTCAAAGCATAAGAATCCTGGCATACACAGAGGTTCCATCCAACTTCAATCCGCGTTTTGCAATGGAAAGGCATTACAGATATGTTTTTACCCAGGATCCCCTGAGTGGATCGTCCTTCAACATTGAAAAGATGAAGTCTGCCTCAAAAATCTTTGTGGGGACCCATGACTTCCACAACCTATCAAAGAAAAGTGAGAGAAGTCCTGTTAGAACCATAAAATCCATTGAAATATTTGAAGACCCGGGCTGTATGGTTTTCGATGTGGTGGGGCAGAGTTTCCTTTGGAACATGGTAAGAAAGATGGTCAATGTTCTTTTAATGGTTGGAACTGATGAAATGGATGTGGATGAACTTGAAACACTCCTCAATCCCAGTATAAACCAGATAGTTCTCCCGGCACCTCCAGAAAATCTCATACTCATGGATGTTGTTTATGATGGAATCGAATTTAAGGAGGATTCCTATGCAAAAACCAAGTTTTTAAAGAGCATTCATGAGGAATACCTCAAGAAAATACGGGCTGCGGCAGTTGAAATGGAAATAATTCGAAGTTTGAGCTTAGAATAA